Genomic segment of Benincasa hispida cultivar B227 chromosome 1, ASM972705v1, whole genome shotgun sequence:
atctattttaaaaaataactaaaatgttaatttttgtAAGCAAGCTATGAATCATTGATATTTGACGTTGTGGACTAATTAGGTAATACAACTAAAGtctcatttagttttttgtttttaaaattgtgtCTATAAATACTTCTCCTACTTCTAGTAACCATTTAGatcttgtttgataactatttgattgttaacttttttgtttttaaaaattaagcctatagatgCTACTTACATctccaaatttattcatttcttatttactttttaccaataatttaagaaactaagccaaattttgaaaactaaaaaaaagtagttttattattattattttttaatttggctaagaattcaactattgtactcaAGAAATGTGCaatttattataagaaatgCGGAGGAAacagacttaattttcaaaaaccaaaaacaaaaaacgaaatggctATCAAACGagctttagttttttctttttttttttatttttgatacttaagcctataaacactcattccatctctaaatttcttgatttgttATCTAACtcttattaatatatttaaaaatcacaccaaattttgaaaacgataaaaaaatagtttttaaaatttgttttttgtgttagatttggctaataattcaatttcatactaaaaaaatatgaatatcaTTGTaaaatttgagaggaaataagcttaaaccaaaccgaaccaaaataaaatattatacttttaaatgtcaATCATTCAATCCTGATTACAAaacaaatataaagatgattgaATTACAATTTTAGTCCTTAACCTAAGAAGAATGTTTGAATTAGTTTCTATTATCATGGTTTAAATGCTAGAATTTAGTCCTATAGTATGAAAACCGAATCTTcataaataatctttttttaagaactatttataaaaactttataaaataaaattctaagTATAAACCATAGAACATTCTAACTTTGTCCGAATCATCACAGTAGTTAAATATTGGGTCATATTTCAGGCTTTCATGTAGGGCAGCCCAATACAGTTCAGGCTTTCATCAGGCCCAATTCACAGTTCAATTGGAAAAAGAGGCCCAATTACTTGTACTAAGCCCAAGTTTACGTTGGCGTAAGTTAGCATCGGTCGCTCGCTGTCGGAGTCGGCGCGCGGTCAGAACACAAAGCCATAGCTTAGCTTCCTTCCACTCTCATTTTTACTTCAAATAGAAAACCAAAATTTCCATCAAATTCCATCATCAGTCCTTTCCTTtccctctctttcttcttcctattcAAAAAGGGTTCCGCGCCATACCCAGATTCTTGTTTACAACATTCTCTCTTCCACCTACCTTCATTTCTCTCCTTGCCGTTCTTCTGGTTGGCCCTAATTTCCTAAGGAATATGCCGAGGGAGATCATCACTCTGCAAGTTGGACAATGTGGGAATCAGATCGGAATGGAGTTCTGGAAGCAGCTCTGCCTCGAGCATGGAATCAGCAAAGAGGGTATTCTTGAAGATTTTGCTACTCAGGTCCTTGCtttgcttctcttcttcatacACTGTTgtactttcttttaatttatttatacgtGTAATGTATTATGCACGTACGAGCGTCAGTGTGTTCGGTTGCTTGGAAAATTGGAGGAGAGTGGAGGAAATGGACTGTGTAGGCTGTATGATGATATATAAACATATAACCGCATTTTTGGATTGTGTTCGTTGTAGTATTTTAGATGTTAAGTGAGGAATTGCCTTATAAGGGTTTTAACCAACAAGAATTGACGGTGATTGGGGAATTCGCTTGCAATTTTCTCCGGTTTCGACTGCGCTGACTTCTTTTGAGTGATCTTGTGGAAATGAGCTTACGCGAAGGGGTTATTGACAGCACTTGGTCAATGGGGCGTTAGTGGGAGAGATGTGCTTAGTCTTTGGCGCAATCCACTATTGTAACGTTATCATAAGTTCATAACTTTGGATCAGATTCTCTGGTCTTCATTTTAACTCCACCattcaacatgaatgattttgctCCATTTCTATCTGCACCTCAGTTTCTTCTCAGCAATGCTTTACTGTGCTCTACATTTATACAGTTTCCAGCTCTTATCATACGGCAGAGGTTTTATTAAGAGCCAAGAGATTATGGGTTATGTATATTAGTAGTAACTGGGCGACAAATGAATCAAGCCACTCCTTTGATCTTAGACATGTATAGTATGTTGTATAGATAAGCTACAAATACATTTCACTGGAACTTGGAAGGACGTAAACATATTGTATATTATGCAGGGAGGTGACCGGAAAGATGTATTCTTCTATCAAGCTGATGATCAGCACTACATACCAAGAGCTTTGCTTATTGACCTGGAGCCTAGGGTCATCAATGGTATCCAGAACAGTGAATACCGAAATCTCTACAACCACGAGAACATCTTTGTTTCAGACCATGGAGGTGGTGCTGGAAATAACTGGGCCAGTGGATATCATCAGGTTTTCTTTTTTCCGAtatcttttcctttttagttttgaaattctCAATAGTGAAACATGCTGATATTCCCTCTATGATCTAAAATATGTACACAACAAAGTTACGTGCTATGCTTAGAATTCTATGCTGTCTATGTGGTATCTTTTTGACATTGATTTGAAGACACAATCAGGGAAAGGGTGTTGAAGAGGATATCATGGATATGATTGACAGAGAAGCAGATGGAAGTGACAGCCTTGAAGGTTTTGTTCTATGCCACTCAATTGCTGGAGGGACAGGATCAGGTATCTTCTGCACTTCCCTCTAACCTTTCCTGATTtctttattattagttttatttCTGTATTGGGAAAATGATAATGGGAAGGCATTGCAGTAAGGTAAGATTGAGACAGATTTTTatgttcatttttctttctaaatttaTCCAGATTTTCAATCTTCTATAAACATTTGATCCAGACAGTTTTGTGTACCGTGTGCAAATGTATTTTTAAGTTAAGAAACTGGCCAAGTTAATTCAGGATTTGCAGCAATGAAGAATCCTAATTTTGGTTTATGATAGTTCTTGATTCTTCAGAACTTGGATGATTGATAGTGATTGGTTCGCGgacaaatttggagaaaaaaagaCAAGAAAAGAAGGAGGAGGCCTACTTCTCAATTTTAGGGATCTAATCATTTTATCTCTAGTGACAAAGTTGTGCAAATATGCATTCTTTCATAATCAAAAGAGAATATATTAGAATAAGTAAAGATTAGCAGGAGTTCTGAGGACTAGAAATATGTAATTCAGTTTTATCACTTGATACAATGCAGGCATGGGTTCGTATCTCCTGGAGACTCTGAATGATCGCTACAGCAAAAAACTGGTTCAGACGTACAGTGTTTTTCCTAATCAGATGGAAACTAGTGATGTTGTAGTCCAGCCTTACAACTCACTTTTGACTTTAAAGCGACTAACACTCAATGCTGATTGTGTTGTTGTCCTTGATAATACTGCCTTAAATAGAATAGCTGTAGAACGCCTTCATCTATCAAATCCAACTTTTGCACAAACAAACTCCTTAGTATCTACGGTAATGTCAGCTAGCACAACCACTTTGAGATACCCGGGATATATGAACAATGACTTAGTTGGACTTCTGGCCTCCCTAATTCCAACACCAAGATGCCATTTTCTAATGACAGGATACACACCACTCACGGTTGAGCGCCAGGTATTTTTCTCGGTGCTTGCaacttatttatattatacagTTTCGTTATCCCCCAACTATACTTTTTTTAGCATCACCAGTGCAATTGTTACTTGTACAAATCCACAATTTGGTTAAAGTTGTGTCTTCTTTACGCAGATCTGTGTTTCACATCTTTTATTATCTCATTGTTGTAAATGTCAGTTTTTTTACGTAACCATTTTTATTTCTGATGATTTATCATTTGGCATGATTTGCTTGTAAGGAAGTTTCTAGCAATGGATAATCAAAGTTGTGGATCTTCTTTTCAGGCTAATGTGATCAGGAAAACAACTGTCCTTGATGTCATGAGAAGACTTCTGCAGGTAAGAGTTTTTGGTTGATCTTATTTTTAAGGGGGAAAAACCCCAATTTGTGCCTTTCATCTGACGTTATGACATTTTCTGCTCATTTACAGACAAAAAATATTATGGTCTCCTCATATGCTCGAACAAAAGAAGCTAGTCAAGCAAAATACATATCAATATTGAATATCATACAGGGAGAAGTGGACCCTACACAGGTACTGATGATTAAACCGcttgaaatagaaaaaggaaaaacaattgGTTTACTGCAAGTTTGCTATGGATGTATTTTGATGTTTTCATTATGCTACAGGTTCATGAAAGTTTGCAGAGGATACGTGAAAGAAAGCTTGTGAATTTTATTGAGTGGGGCCCTGCCAGCATTCAGGTTTCTTTCAACAGTAAAATCAGTATattttgatattccaatttcatagTTACTTTTCTGTGTAGATTCATAAGAACATATATGCTGGCTCGTTTTAGGTTGCACTCTCACGGAAATCACCATATGTCCAAACTGCCCATAGAGTAAGACACTACAGATCCCTTTTTAACTTCCTCTCAGTCTGTATTAATTTAATGTCTTGgcttttctttatttctaaatttcaatCTCAGTCATCTGTTTTATTTCTAAATGCTCACTAGAAGAAATGATTTTCAGGTCAGTGGTCTTATGTTAGCTAGCCATACAAGCATCCGGCACCTTTTTAGCAAGTGTTTGAGCCAGTATGAGAAGTTGAGAAAGAAGCAAGCCTTTCTTGACAACTATCGGAAGTTCCCAATGTTCGCTGTAATATTTCTGTTCCCATATTTTCTGctctaattgaaaatttattgtttattcattCTAGTTGAACATCTTGTGTCAGGAGTAAATATTGTAACAAATTTTGGTTAATCTTGTAGTAGTTAAGACGTTTAATTGTTTATCCATTCTGGTTGACATCTCATGTCATGTATAAATATTACAACAAATTTTGGTTAATCATGTATTAGTTAAGACAAGCCGTGTTGTGTACACTACATGATTGGTCTAGTGGATTTGTGCTGTCCTCATGAATTGTTCAATCGGTCAAAGTCTAAAATCGAAACAAACAATTACCATTGGACAGGACAATGACCTCTCCGAGTTTGATGAATCAAGGGATATAATTGAAAGTTTGGTTGATGAATATAAGGCTTGTGAGTCGCCAGATTATATCAAATGGGGAATGGAGGTCAGTATACCTGTATATCTTCAAACTGCTTCATTTCCTACGAAGAATAACGAAGAATAAAACTcaattatatattcttttatgaTGCAGGATCCCGACCAGATTCTTACAGGAGAGGGAGATGCATCGGGAACAGCAGACCCAAGTTTGGCCGTCTGACAAGACAAATAAGGTGCAATGGATTTATTTTTGGTTGCAACGGAGGATGCTTTGACTTCTAATTTTGTTCCATGCGTGTTTAACCCTAGTAGTCTGATATGTTCATTGGCATCCTCCGACCTAAGTATGGCCTTGACTGCAAAATATCTTTGAAGATACGTGCAAATTTATAAGGTGACAAATTGCCAGCTGGTCTTCTAGAATTTAAATATATGGAAGAAAATATCCTTTCGGTATCAATTTCTAGTTCTTTTTGTGGAGAAATATGATCAAGCTGGACAAACATTATTTAATCATTAGAAGGAATATGCGTATATGGCACtagtataaattaatatttcatatggAAATCCGCCCCTTTCCAATACCTAGACCCAAATAAACATACACCCTTGCACATATATGCACGCATGCACACATAATCACAAAAAGACAActaattttagattttgtatTATGCTGTCGCTTAACTGTTACTCCTACCATATTCGCCTTTAGTCAGTGACAAGTCCATACATTTGTGATAGCGCTTTCCTTTATACTACCCTAGATGATTGACTGCTTGAATTTCCTAACTGCAGGTCATGATAATGGAGGTTGTACCCGTGtgattttttgtcttttatttttattaactaTACAATCTGAAAATACAGATTCTCTCTGTATTGGTTTGTTAACGTAGGGGTCAGACTCCCACTATTCTAATCGACACGCAATCCATTTAGGTCTTCCATTTGCGTCAATGAGGTGTCTTTTGTTTGTATGTTTTGGGACCGTTTGTGTGATGAAGAGTGAGGCTTGTGGCATTGGCATCATAGTTGAGAACAGCATTGTTCATCCTACCATCCACATGTGGTAGGCCTTTCTTACTTTAACATTGCATGTGATGAGATTGTGTGCCATATTCTACAGACCCCATGCTTGATTGAGAATCTTGAACTTTTCCTTCAAGTTGTTAACAGTGGTTGAGGATTATTCCATTCTCACTTGCAGATTACTGGCATTCTGTTCCAACCTAAAACATTCAGTTATAGAATGATTGCCAGGTATTACCTATTCCCAATCCTCCATTGACTGATAATATTGCTTCATACAGTTCGCCGGTCTGGTTGTCaattgattattttgaattttgaaatttgaaatgtgttattttatggAGAATCCATAAATGACAATACCGACAGATGTTGCCTGGCTTGTGGGGTTAAAGGGATTGTTTGGCTTAGgttgttttgttgttttcttcaGTGTAATAGAAGCTTTATATAAAATCTATTCGAAATGCAGGGTTGGCTGGAGGAAAGAGCAGTCTACGTCCATGATTGAAACATATACTGATTTTTATGGACCATTATTTTCAAATTGCATATTGAATGAATGGGATGGTGGGAGTAATCTCTAACTGGTTTTTGAGATTGATGATTGAGTGGGTTTGTAGAGAGTGTTTGAACCTGATCGCTGATTATTAATGGAAGAatgattttagttattttcaaaaaaattcatctattaaaataaattaatgtaaattttaAGTTAGATGATAAGTTGGGATAGCTAATAAAAGTGAAATTGCTACTCAAGATTCCTTTTTTATCCTATTCAAATGGATGGAATTCCAATCTCTAGTACAATAATCAAGAAGAGGATGAGATTGACATCAGATCCCAAcaatatttctcaattaaaaaaaaaaaaaaaaaaggtgtaaCATTAAGTAGAAAGATCTTTATCAATGTAAAAAGATTATTGCTTATCTTCCATATGAAGTAACAAAAGAACATTTCAAAATAGGAATAAATGCTATTTTAATCTCTATACTTttaattggtttattttaattctttagaCTTTTAAAGGATTCATTTTGATTATTGTACTTTTACTACTCGGTATGGATAAAAATggttgatttttaaaaataaaaaaagatattttataattatatgaataaactaaaattgaaagtatttaaaaattaaacctttGAAGTATAGGTATAATGCAACAAGAAAGCTTTATATAGCCGTTAATATTAGTTGGCAACTTGAAATTGTAAACGTTAAGGTTCGGGATGGGACCCACTTATGCACAGTTTTGATTAACTAATGAATGGGTGCCAACTAATTGGACAGACTGTCAGTTTGGGCCCATCACATGGCCTTCTAATCAAAATAATTCCAAAAATTCAATACAATTTTATATGGTTTaaccaaataaattaaaagtctagtgccttttttcttctttccgtCAACCATTATTGAACTTCCGATCTTTAGAGACGGAATACGTGTTAATATTACTGAGTGAAGctcattttatctaaaaatctaGTATTCATcatttgaaattaaaagttaatttttttaattttaattgttgtactaataaaattaaaattagaaataaaataaaattgaatgcTCTCCACAACAATagtaattttagtaatttaggtagaactttgaattttttttttccatttaaattgCAATATTCTtaacatgaaaataaattggagatcaattttgaaattctttatcaaataattttaaaaatcaaatttatcatattaaatttgaattgtaCCTAtgtagttttatatgacaataaAAGAACAAATCCCACCAATCTAACCTACATATAAAATTTGTCATAATCTTCaagattcaatttttttctacgattgttttattttagtacAAATATGGACTAGAGATTTGAACATCGAATTTTAagcaaagttaatttttaaaagtttttcttttaattcaacaaCATGTAGTGTTGCAATTACTCAAACTTTGACATCTAAAATAGTTATGCTCATGTTAACcaatagaaaattgaaaagaaaaaaattttataattcgtaaaagatttaaattctattttggtcCCTGAACTTTgaaacttgttttatttttatccttaaacttttaaaaaaaacgtCTATTCTAgtccataaacttttaaaaaagtgCTTACTTTTGTCTATGCTATTAAAAATCTATTAATTCTTaaataaaatgatgaaataacttgtatttttagatGATTAGGCTGGTAAATAAGTTAGTCAAGCTAAAAAATCTagatttcaaatttgaattaggtGGCAAAGCGTAGGATAACTTAAAAGTCATTTTATGTTAAGAATTTGACCATTAAATATTTTGGCATGTTAGTCGTTGGTATTTTATTTCACCTTCATTTTGCTCGACACATACTAGATgcaatttcataaaaaaagtCGACAAAATCTTAATaagagaccaaaataaacattctttaaaagttcaatgattaaaatagtaatttttaaaaatttagagatcaaaataaaataagatttaaaggttagagatcaaaataaaatttaaactatcgaaaaaataattaatttgagatagaatttagaaaataaataaataaaggaaataGAAATTGTGGAGCCCGCTGATATTGGGATTGAGGAATAGGAAGGCAATTGGCACAGTGGGTTTTGCCGGTTTCTTCTCTATtgtctctctctatttttttttatatataaaacgaAAACGAAATCACCACATTATCCTCCGCCCCACTACTCTCCTTCTCTCTCCTTCAACATTTTTTGATTTTGATCGGAGCTTTCACAGAAATTTGTTCCTCTGGAGAGGGAGACCACCATCCATCAATGGAGTCCTCCAATTCTACTTCTAGGGCTTTCTCCGGCCTCTTCACCTTCTTCgctctcatcttcttcattctttCGCCGCTCGTTGACGCCGCCCCTGCTCCCGCTCCCGCTCCCGCTAGCGACGGTATCTACATTTACGATTTCTCGTTCTTCGCATTctccttcctcttcttctctcttctttgtTGATTGAAATCGAATAATCTAGGTCTTTCTTTCGAATTAGGGCACGGaatagaataggtttcttaattttgtaattttgtgtGAAAAAACAACAGGGACCTCCATAGACCAGGGGATTGCGTACGTTCTGATGCTGGTGGCGTTGGTTCTCACGTATCTCATTCACCCTCTCGATGCTTCTTCCTACAGCTTTTTCCTCAATTGAATCCCTAGGATTGTAGCAATGTAGCGCTGTTTGTGGATGTTTGAGAAGGAACGAGGCCCAACTTTCTTACTCTTTTTTGTGATAAATGTAGGCTTGAAAGGAATGTGCATATTGGGTTTCGTAGATTTTGATCAATTGCTCCATTTATTCATTGTTTATTCGATTACTTTTTCTTGTCATAATTTATTCAATGGATGGATCCATTTTGCAAAGCTTTTCAAGTCTGCCGATCTGTTTGATTGACATTTACAGACAGAATTCGAAGCCAccattctttcttctctttttttttttttttttttttttctctatgaGATTTTGACCTCTACGTTGTGATTGAActctgtaaagtgtttaattcAATGGCCAATGAACCTTCCGTGATGTAATgcaaaaaaacaatcaaaataaGGAAGCAGAAAGAAAGCACGTTGAAATTCGAATAGGAAAATGGATCATCTTTTTCATGGATTTCACTATTATACCTACACCCATTCCAAGTTGTTTCGGTATTCATCTCCAGAATCCGATCAGATGCTTCAATCCTTCGTTCATATTCGTCTCCCAACTTAGGTCGACAAGTCCAAGTAGGAAAAAATTGCCAACTGATCTCGATGAAGGGACTAAGAATATCGACACAACTTGCCTACCAAGCGATCAGTTGGTAATAGGACAGGGAGGTCTTGTTCCTTGATAACCCGTCACAATGACACAATTTTTTGAGGAATTTAGGACATGCTTAAAATGACTAACTTTAAAAGCTCTTTATACGAAATTTAGAACATGCACTTACTTTAAAAGCTctttaaacacttagaagatCGTTCTAAATAGACTCttaataaaactataaaaattgaatcagaACATATatactatagggacaaaataatttatttctatttatttatttatccaaatTCTACTGAAAATCGATTTATCTACTTAAATTACAAGTATAAAGCATCTCCTCGATGTACATCTAAAATTGTGATTGAACAAAATGTTTGGTGAAAAAAATGGACAATATAAGATTGAGATCGGGGTTGATTTACTATGAGAGGgggaaaccaaaaaaaaaaaaaaatccggtTTTTATTTCCTTAGAAGTTGCTGTCTAGCCATCCAAACGTCTTCGGCCTAATGAATCTGAGGAAAGGAGATTTCTTGAGAATTACATAGGGGCATACCAAGTGATTCCCCTCTATTCAATCATCGTTTCTTTTGGGTGTCTGTGATACAAAGCATACTTCATAACTTCGTAGAAGGAGACGACTATCCCGACAGAGGGACCAGCACGACCGACACGGGGACCAATTCCTGTAAACATGCCTCGGATTCTTCCATTCCTGTCCAAAGTAAACAGTTTCGGtcgatcaaattttgatctgaAAAGCATAATGAAACTCATGGCAACAGAAGCATTGTATCATGTTTGTAACAAAATGGATTTGTTTAACAAGAGTTAGGGGTGGAAACAGTTCGGTTTGGTGGCAAACCGAATCAAATCGAATTTTCTAATATgtaaaccaaaccaaaccggTTTGGTTTGAAATTCGGTtttgatattttcaaaaaatctatgttatatttctttaattaaaaaacattttggttcggttcggttttaaattcgttgtgttctttaaattaaaaacggttcggttttaaattccgTTCtactcttttttaaaatatatatattagttaaaacaGTGCGGTTTGGTTTCAAAATcggttttcaaaattgaaaccgaactgaaccgaattaattcggtttcaaaatCTCTTCAAACCAGACAGAACCGCATTTTTCAGTTTCAATGACTTTTTGGTTTGGTTCGGTTCAATACGTTTTTAGAAACGGTTTGGTTTCTGCAGTTTGAATAGCCACCCCTAACAAGAGTAACCATAACTACTTGGTACTAAAATTTCTACTTGCCTCCAAATTTCTGCCAGAGTTGTTCTTGTAGTCATATTCAATGCCCTTTCAGGGTCTCTCTGCAAAATGCCAAAAGAAACACTAGATGACAACCAAATATGCAAATGCAGCTTTAATTCATGGGGTAGGGTGGAAAACTCCCTAAATTTTGATgagagaagaaaattttctacgaTTTCTTAAACTAAGAATTAAGACATGGTTGTAATGTGGAGTCATAGAAATCCATATAGAGAGAAAAGGGTTGTAAGATATTCGAAGTCCGAAGATACAAGATAGCGGTTGTTCTCCAGCAAAAAAGGAAGGGGTTTCACATGAAACTTCAATTAA
This window contains:
- the LOC120067909 gene encoding tubulin gamma-2 chain — protein: MPREIITLQVGQCGNQIGMEFWKQLCLEHGISKEGILEDFATQGGDRKDVFFYQADDQHYIPRALLIDLEPRVINGIQNSEYRNLYNHENIFVSDHGGGAGNNWASGYHQGKGVEEDIMDMIDREADGSDSLEGFVLCHSIAGGTGSGMGSYLLETLNDRYSKKLVQTYSVFPNQMETSDVVVQPYNSLLTLKRLTLNADCVVVLDNTALNRIAVERLHLSNPTFAQTNSLVSTVMSASTTTLRYPGYMNNDLVGLLASLIPTPRCHFLMTGYTPLTVERQANVIRKTTVLDVMRRLLQTKNIMVSSYARTKEASQAKYISILNIIQGEVDPTQVHESLQRIRERKLVNFIEWGPASIQVALSRKSPYVQTAHRVSGLMLASHTSIRHLFSKCLSQYEKLRKKQAFLDNYRKFPMFADNDLSEFDESRDIIESLVDEYKACESPDYIKWGMEDPDQILTGEGDASGTADPSLAV
- the LOC120091602 gene encoding arabinogalactan protein 41-like, with amino-acid sequence MESSNSTSRAFSGLFTFFALIFFILSPLVDAAPAPAPAPASDGTSIDQGIAYVLMLVALVLTYLIHPLDASSYSFFLN